A region of the Echeneis naucrates chromosome 22, fEcheNa1.1, whole genome shotgun sequence genome:
GCTTCCTCTTTACCAGAATGTGACAGCAAAGAGCCCAAAGCAACAATGACCTTGGTGGCAGTCTGTTTTGATGGAAGTAAGTTCACATGCGGTTTTGAGAAGTGTGGCATGACATTCTCCAGAGCCAGAGATGTTCAGAGACATCTGAAATGTGCCCACCCAGAACATCTTAAACTGGAgaacaaagaacacaaacatgacaaagaCCGAGGCTCAAAGCCAAAAGGGATTAAGACTGAATCTGAGCCAGATTTTGAAGAAAAGGGGACAAGTGATCTTTCAACTCCATTTCAAGGTGAGGATGctggcaaagaaagaaaagtatcCAACCATCCCAAAAACAATGAACCAAGTACTTCAagtcttcaaataaaaaatgatgctCTGAAAGAGATTCTTATTGGCCTCAGTAAACTGGACCTGAATTCCTCATCCCCTCAAAGTGTGCCAAATGAGCCCTCTCAGTCCAACCCAGAGTCGAATGCATCACAAACATCTCTTCATCAGGCAATCATGGCAAAACCTCCTGTTGTACTGCTTCAGAAGAGATCTCCACCTCTCCCTGAGGAAAAGGTAAAGCTCAAGACTGAACAAGCATCAACAACTGATGAAGGAAGCGGTGTTGAATCATTAGCCACTGCTAAGCCATATATTTGTGAGGTAAAGAGTTGTGGCTTCAGGACTGCCCAGAGTTATAGCTTACTGCGACATTATAACACCAAACATGGCCGCACGGTCGAGCAGGCCAAAAGGTTGACCTCCTTGAAAACTACATCTTTTAAACCTTATGTTTGCCAGCTCTGCTCCAAGagtcacagacaaaaacatgtgTTGAGGGCCCACTACATTCAGATCCATAACTTGAGTGCAACTACAGTAGACAAAATAAGCTGTGGATCTGTACGGTATGAAGGCAACAAAGATAATGCGAAGCATACATCTCAGCACATGACAAACCAAGGTCtaagagtggggaaaaaagagactCTTAAGTTGCAACGGCAACCTGAGAAAGCGAATACAACTGTCATAAGTGAAAATGGACAAAACTTTGACAATTGTCCAtctgaagaggaaggagaggaggagggagagagtaGAGAGGATGACACTGCAGAGAAGGAAGAAAGTGAAGATAAGGCCACACAACAGGTCCGAACTACAAGACGTTTGGTTGCCAAAAGTAATCTCTGCTACATTTTGGACAAATTCAGTAAGCCCTTTCATTGTGTAGCAAAAAACTGTGATGCAGCTTTCTCGACCCAGGGAGGCCTTGTGCGCCACCTGCAGTTAGTACATCATTACAATCGGTCTCAGCTCTTGCTGGAAAAAGATTTTGAAGTGCATCAAAGCCCAGAGGTCAGAAAAGAGCCTGCCAAGAAAAGGCCTCTCCCAAACTCAGATGAACCTCAGCCCCAGTACAAATGTCATTTTGCCAATTGTAGCGCTTCCTACCACCTTAAAAGCAGCCTCGTGCGTCACACACGGGATTTCCACTCTCAACCCCCAGAGCTAATAAGGTGCAAATATGAAGGCTGCACAAGAGTGTTCAGTCATGATGATGCACTTAAAAAGCATACACTTTATAGTCACTGTGAGTACTATGATTCACTGGTGGTACGTCTACAAAGCACTCACAAAAAGTCAATTACTGGATGTCAAAAGAAGCTTATCGTAACACCCCAGAGCCCCCAGAAAGAAGAGTCTGGTTCACCCACTGTACAAACTGACAGATTGAGCCCCAAGCCTGAGGTGACCACTCAGTCAGAGGAAATGGGCGAAGACTGTCTCGAGCAGAAGAAAGTGGtaagaggtaaaaaaaagagaaattcttTCAACCATTTTGTCTTTAGATCTCACGAAGAAGCACTACAGATGTGCCAAGACCGGTGTCTACGCGTGGCCTACCCATGCATGGTTCAGGACTGCGATTCTGTCGTGACATACATGCAGAGCTTGCACCGTCACTACTTGAGGGTTCACTGCATGCGTCGTGATGATCTTGTCAAGAACGAGGATAAGCTTGTTTTTAATGCTGAGCAGCTGGAGGAACTGATTCAGAGAAAGTCTGCAAGGCCAACTGTTGCAGGAGCATGTGCCCCTAATGGGGTTCATAAAGTGGAGTATCCgtcagaaaacacagaaaacacagggGGGCAGTCTGCCTCCATGAGCTTGCACTCTGTCAAGGCAGACATACCAGAGGAGGATAATCATGATCCACTGGGGTttccagaggaggaagaggaggaaccgCCACCTGTTGAGAGAAATGGCGTCCTTGTTGGTGCAGATGAGGTACTGTATGGAGAGGCAAGCACCGGGGGACACACTGACGACTCAGCTGCAGCACCCCAGATCAATCAGAAACAAGAGGAGAGATTAAGTTTGGATCAAATCAAACCTCTGCTTCGTCCTGTCACTGTTGACCTCTCTCCACCATGCTCACTGCGCTTTACTACTGAGGAGGCCCTCCAAGATGTGTCAGGCACTAAGGACTGTGGTAAAATGCCTAATGGTACAGCAGCCTTTCCCAATCCCCCTCTCCGTCAGCCACTAAAACGTAAAAACGAACTGTCTGAACAGCCATCGAACATGAAAGATCCTCAGACTCGCAGTCCCTCTCCACGTCCCTTTGACATAGCAGCTTATAAGCCTATGGGTTTTGAGTCCTCATTCCTCAAGTTCATACAAGAAACCTctccaaaagacaaaaatgcaGTGGCAGTGAAACGAAGAGACGCTTTTAGACGTAGTTGTTCAGTTAAGGAGAATAACCAACTGGGGATCTCTCACACCCGCAGCCGACGCACTCATTCCCCTCTCCTGAAGCCCCACACTATGACTGGGGACTTCACATCAGTCCAAAACTTGAAGTCCATCCTGGACAAAGCTCTTGCCGGGTGTGGGGACCTGGCCATCAAGCAGCTTCAGTACCTCAGACCAGTGGTGGTCCTGGGGAGACCCGTGTGCACCACGACCCTGCCTGACCTCTTCCcatcagacacaaacaacagcaaactgcTTCTTGGAAGTTAGTTTAACTGAGCACCTTTTGTATCATCGCTATTTGCaaatttctttgtattttcataAACTGTGcaacagtatttttctttttcccaaaaTCATAGTATTATggatttattttggttttttttttttttcctgtttttgtttttttttattgccaaaCTGACGCATAATAGAAattagaaagaggaaaaacaagcttAAATAGTGCACAACAAATCCAAGataggtttgtttgttgttgttttttttttttttttgtttgtttgttttgtttttttttagacatgCAATTGAGGCATGTCTAATAACACTTCTTATGTTAACTTAACATCAAAAGTGTAGATAATGTAGTTCTCTGAGATAAATGTACAGATTTTCAGATTGTTAGAGACGGTCAGTTGCAAGACCTTTTCacttgtgtgaaaatgtgactaAAAACATCTCCTTTGATCAAGTTTTTGAGGAATatgtttggttatttttcaCCTCAGTTTATAATAAATCAGTGTTGGGATGCAGTGGACAGATGTTGGAAGATATGTATGTAAcaatttctaataaaataaatgtggaaatgaaataaagccattTGCTTTACAATTTGTGTGGATGTGGATTCATTGCATGTGACTTCTTTTTGTCAGTGAAATGACActtaaaaaaacttttattacccaaggaaataaaaatgcaaagtaaTAATTGCTTTTTCTTAGTGAGGACATTAAAAGGTTAACTTAAGGTTAAATTCAAgctttttaacaaaaaaatagGTTCATTATACCCACTTTCAATTTACTTTCATCTGTATTTATTCTAGGCAAAACGTTAGTGCTGTATCAAGGCTGGATCATCACTGTAAATGTAGAAGCAGAAGTAAAAAGCATAAAATCACTCTCAAACCCAGTCCACTGTGAGAATCCTCATTATTTTGAGGGATGGTAAAGGTGATGTATATGTGGTGAAATAGACCTGGCTTTTATCAAATTGAAGCCCTGTGGTGCAACAGCATAACAAGACAATTACCCAGAGGGAGAGAATGATGAAAGCATCTGACAGCTTCAGTGCATTCATATAGATTAAAATTGCCTTAAATGAAACCATTCAGAGAAATCTTTAAACATAACAAACAGGCGATGTGCACAAACTGGGTGTGGCACATGTTTTTTCAAATGGTATCTGTGGTGTAACTATTTGCATTCATGGGATCTTGGAACAGGACGTCATCTACACAGGAAAATTGGGAACCTTCTTCTGTTGACAATTTTCTGTCAACAGTCCGTTATGTGCGCTCAACAAAATATGAGACAAATTATTTGTTGGGTCACATCTATGAGACATTTAGAGACGTTTTTTCCTGAATTTATATGATCTGACTACTTAACTCTAATGATTTAAGCTGTGATCGACAATTTTAGAATATTTGTATTAAGACTATAGTAAAATTCAGTGTGGTGTACAGTAGTTATATACGATCCAAATGTTGTGTGGTGCCATTTGCACCCAGGAGTCACTGTTAACTCTCAGACTTAAGCGTTTGCTGCCGCAGTGAGTTTTTCGGCTCCGGAAGTGAAGTTATAGTCGATGTTTCACAGCGGACCGAATTGGATGTGACACAGCACCGACAGGCTCGCATCTCGCATGAATGGGAAGATCTTAGCTGTGTGAGTCCGGATTGAGGAATGGAAACTGGAAGGAGAGATTTTCCCAGTTAACACTTGTCCGTGTCTGCCGATTCAACGAGGGGAACGGTTCTCCCCTTTTCCGAACTTCAgggtgtttctgtttgtttgtgtttagagCGGGAGCTAAGTAGCTGCTAGCCTGAAGACACCAATCAGACGGGGCAACGTTAACATTGCCGTTAGCCTGCCGAGCTAGTTAGCCCTGCTCCAACAACATAGACCAGCAACAGAGCAAACATGGTCGAAACTATATTTGACCTCCCTGTTGAAAAGCAGATATTTTATGCTGTTTTGGGGTTTTCGTGGACAGTGTATCTATGGGAAGCATATCTTTCTTACAGACAGGTAAGTCAGGCATTGGTGCCTCTCCAAACGTCTTATTTTCTTGAATCAAGCTAATGTCAGGCCATTTAAAAGGTGGGCTTTCATTGTAGGATCTTTTACTGTGGAGATTAGTTAagtatttgaaataaatttaattGGGCACATAGGATGAAAACCAATGACTACAGCGTATATCCAGTTGGAAAGATTTTTATAGCAGATTTTATGTTTGCCATGCAATCTTGTTAACAATTTATATAGTGTATTATGTATTTATAGGCATTTTAGATTGGAAgattgaaaatatttaatgtgtcAAAACGTTTTCAAACTACAAagttttgaggaaaatgttTCCTCAATTTACATAAAGTCAGTGTTGAATGCATCCACCAGAACTTcacagttttgtgtcttattctgtagttttgtcattttgccaTGTCCCATTGAAATAGCATCTGTGAATAGGTTTGCAAAGGGTTTGGCTTcattgagaaaaagaaattgagaCAGAATGTAATGCGAAAGTGGCTCAATGACAAGTCAGAATCCGCATCAGGGTTTATCTTCCAGTGTGttttcacaaatgaaacacaagtAGTTTTCAGAAGCCCTTGTTGGCAGACTGAAAAAAACAGGCAGTTCTTCTCAtctttaattaataaatgtacTGATATTTATCAGTGCTGATGAGTGTTCTTTTCTACAGAGGCGGATTTACAGATCAACAACACATGTACCACAGGAGCTGGGGAAGATCATGGACTCTGAAACTTTTGAGAAATCACGTCTTTATCAACTGGATAAAAGCAACTTCAGCTTTTGGTCTGGACTGTACTCTGAGACTGAGGGGACGGTACGAATGGCCTTTAGTTTGAAGCACATAGATCATTTGAAAATAAGTGTCTTGCCATTTGACACCAAGAATGAGTGATATAGGCGGCCCAACCATATGTGTCAGGGAGTTGTCAAATACAGAGTTCATTGAGAGATTGTCTTACTCTGGTTGTTCTGTTTAATTCactatttcatgtgttttcatgtCTGACAATTTAGTTGATCCTGCTCCTTGGTGGAATCCCATTTCTGTGGGCTGTTGCTGGTTCTGTGACAACTCGCTTTGGATTCGGTCCAGAGTATGAGATCACCCAGTCCCTCGTGTTCCTGACACTTGCTACCCTGTTCAGTGCCTTAACTGGACTTCCTTGGAGTTTGTACAATATATTTGTCATTGAGGAGAAGCACGG
Encoded here:
- the rlf gene encoding zinc finger protein Rlf, with the protein product MAENNVEPEHEWSDRGLDTTEDTLVAMETLLATLRAFEDVLRQQDVSVASSTEYCDNFCQALIHYAGSRNSMEHGLPLLEVYCLSINCFAAARSHLTAESDKVALVLKRLALSCFELLLSVPENEIPYEAWVQFHHSVQIAHDTLLEYGSTDLQALLQITGEGGAWSNPVLTSLLTGQATNQEEVDAYINLEGEGFMEMRVKHLEKMGELAKAVVLAKACTECSFISNQATFRQTYVSLLIHLLPNGEAIMEISRLDCKDVLEITCNLETEGEENTAFILCTTFLTQQLQQQTLYCSWELILLWSKLQRRIDPSLLSFLERCLQLGAIAKTVHHLLYLVRVIQTESEDVGVPASVELCVKALQLPKQEDSERISVCKTVSCLLPDDLEVLRACQLTEFLLGPSQDVFSCLEELYLRPDQKYDQENEVIPNSLRCELLLALKAYWPFDPEFWDWKTLKYHCISLLGLMPESDGEEGEVDKQEKFKLHESKGVAVKLESDNQKRINGSLESHDQQDKNLSSDLTEFQEDSEAKKQIFCCQVCKRSVAETQIIHHSKRHAEANHHPCPVCLEKFQSRKELVPHLKQHIQSETDLDSSSSSSSIKTEEVQRLLEEDDDIEPGEITIDPSLMLYYKSTHDPDVLQHIVQQAKTVKEKRVDDDEHITFDYIDQHFKLQNRDEYPCPGTGCTRIFKHSKYLYVHLKSEHKGDENVKYFHQMRDKREKCVFCRRHFVSAYHHRKHRRVHYGDQPYMCVVIGCGAQFRTSNELVTHKQTHGYQLNYQCELKGCYVTYSDLGQIYHHEAQHFRDAAFTCSSDECTQYYLSKKEFIKHLSTHDITFSEEDFEAQRKAKRKLHKTATEARLNKSLDLEEIVNGDVLNSSSVSCASSLPECDSKEPKATMTLVAVCFDGSKFTCGFEKCGMTFSRARDVQRHLKCAHPEHLKLENKEHKHDKDRGSKPKGIKTESEPDFEEKGTSDLSTPFQGEDAGKERKVSNHPKNNEPSTSSLQIKNDALKEILIGLSKLDLNSSSPQSVPNEPSQSNPESNASQTSLHQAIMAKPPVVLLQKRSPPLPEEKVKLKTEQASTTDEGSGVESLATAKPYICEVKSCGFRTAQSYSLLRHYNTKHGRTVEQAKRLTSLKTTSFKPYVCQLCSKSHRQKHVLRAHYIQIHNLSATTVDKISCGSVRYEGNKDNAKHTSQHMTNQGLRVGKKETLKLQRQPEKANTTVISENGQNFDNCPSEEEGEEEGESREDDTAEKEESEDKATQQVRTTRRLVAKSNLCYILDKFSKPFHCVAKNCDAAFSTQGGLVRHLQLVHHYNRSQLLLEKDFEVHQSPEVRKEPAKKRPLPNSDEPQPQYKCHFANCSASYHLKSSLVRHTRDFHSQPPELIRCKYEGCTRVFSHDDALKKHTLYSHCEYYDSLVVRLQSTHKKSITGCQKKLIVTPQSPQKEESGSPTVQTDRLSPKPEVTTQSEEMGEDCLEQKKVVRGKKKRNSFNHFVFRSHEEALQMCQDRCLRVAYPCMVQDCDSVVTYMQSLHRHYLRVHCMRRDDLVKNEDKLVFNAEQLEELIQRKSARPTVAGACAPNGVHKVEYPSENTENTGGQSASMSLHSVKADIPEEDNHDPLGFPEEEEEEPPPVERNGVLVGADEVLYGEASTGGHTDDSAAAPQINQKQEERLSLDQIKPLLRPVTVDLSPPCSLRFTTEEALQDVSGTKDCGKMPNGTAAFPNPPLRQPLKRKNELSEQPSNMKDPQTRSPSPRPFDIAAYKPMGFESSFLKFIQETSPKDKNAVAVKRRDAFRRSCSVKENNQLGISHTRSRRTHSPLLKPHTMTGDFTSVQNLKSILDKALAGCGDLAIKQLQYLRPVVVLGRPVCTTTLPDLFPSDTNNSKLLLGS